A window of Paremcibacter congregatus contains these coding sequences:
- a CDS encoding cation:proton antiporter family protein, with the protein MDYIWFSVAFTCGFLAKQVNLPPLVGYLAAGFGLHALGVTPEASLEVLSDLGVTLLLFTIGLKLNVKSLFKMEIWAGATGHMGAIVIITTLNCMIFGSLGLLHFSGLQWSAAALIGLAVSFSSTVCAIKILEERSEMRSRHGQIAIGILIIQDIAAVLFVTLTADKSPTIWALALLALPLLRPFLTQLLQRCGHGELLPLAGFFLAFSGGELFELVGLKAHLGALVIAVLLSGDSKATELSKSLMNFKDLFLIGFFLSIGFTALPTLDMISVALIMAIALPIKAIMFFLWLTRLKLRSRSAFLTALSLANYSEFGLIVCSAAVSASILQKEWLVIMALTVAFSFVFSSILNAYAHSLYSRWRDFLKNFERPQRLIEDRLSTPENANILVIGMGRVGTGAYDSLTDNLHKDVCGVETDRARVDRHCQEGRNVIAADAEDPDFWEQVNLEPVKLIMLAIPSPLDILEVVTQLNQMGYRGKTAATARYEDDKEDLIAAGIDVVFNFYQKAGTGFADETIHLLETGHESLESR; encoded by the coding sequence ATGGATTATATATGGTTTTCTGTGGCCTTTACCTGCGGGTTCCTGGCAAAACAAGTAAATTTGCCTCCGCTGGTAGGCTATCTGGCCGCAGGCTTTGGGTTGCACGCTTTGGGTGTTACCCCGGAGGCTTCTCTTGAAGTACTCTCCGACCTTGGAGTAACGCTTCTTCTGTTCACCATCGGCCTAAAACTTAATGTGAAAAGTCTGTTTAAGATGGAAATCTGGGCCGGGGCCACAGGACACATGGGCGCCATCGTGATTATCACAACATTGAATTGCATGATTTTCGGCTCTCTGGGGCTGCTTCATTTCAGTGGCCTGCAATGGTCCGCTGCCGCCCTTATAGGCCTTGCGGTCAGCTTCAGCAGTACGGTATGTGCAATTAAAATACTGGAAGAACGCAGCGAGATGCGCTCCCGCCATGGTCAAATCGCAATCGGCATCCTGATTATACAGGATATTGCGGCTGTCCTGTTCGTTACCCTGACTGCCGATAAATCGCCGACCATTTGGGCCCTGGCCTTATTGGCCCTGCCTTTACTCAGGCCTTTTCTCACTCAGTTATTACAACGTTGCGGCCATGGAGAACTCCTGCCCCTCGCCGGTTTTTTCCTCGCATTTAGCGGGGGTGAACTTTTTGAGCTCGTTGGCCTGAAAGCACATTTAGGCGCCCTTGTGATCGCCGTCCTGCTCAGCGGTGACTCCAAGGCTACCGAACTATCCAAATCCTTGATGAATTTCAAGGACCTGTTTCTGATTGGCTTCTTCCTGTCTATTGGTTTTACCGCCCTGCCGACCCTGGACATGATCAGTGTCGCCTTGATCATGGCCATTGCATTACCGATAAAAGCCATCATGTTCTTCCTGTGGCTTACGCGGCTTAAACTCCGCAGCCGCAGTGCCTTCCTCACTGCCTTAAGTCTGGCCAATTACAGCGAATTTGGCTTGATCGTCTGTTCCGCCGCGGTTTCCGCCAGCATTCTTCAGAAGGAATGGCTCGTCATTATGGCATTAACCGTTGCCTTTTCTTTCGTATTTTCCAGCATTCTAAATGCCTATGCCCACAGTCTATATTCACGGTGGCGGGATTTCCTAAAGAACTTTGAACGCCCTCAACGGTTGATTGAAGACCGCCTTTCCACCCCGGAAAACGCTAATATTCTGGTAATCGGAATGGGACGTGTCGGTACAGGAGCGTATGATTCCCTGACCGATAACCTGCACAAAGATGTCTGTGGCGTTGAAACTGACAGGGCGCGAGTCGATCGCCATTGCCAGGAAGGCCGCAACGTTATCGCTGCCGATGCGGAAGACCCAGATTTCTGGGAACAGGTTAACCTTGAGCCGGTTAAACTGATTATGCTGGCCATTCCCAGTCCTTTGGATATTCTGGAAGTTGTAACACAGCTAAACCAAATGGGGTATCGCGGCAAAACTGCGGCAACCGCACGGTATGAAGATGACAAGGAAGATCTTATTGCTGCCGGTATCGACGTGGTGTTTAACTTTTACCAGAAGGCAGGGACAGGTTTTGCTGATGAAACGATCCATCTTCTGGAAACGGGGCATGAATCACTGGAAAGCCGCTAA
- a CDS encoding helix-turn-helix transcriptional regulator: protein MIFSRVQDFISDAMYETNVEALKSTLSKYINPLGFDMHTCVSIVDLTNPPPSALLILDFPTPWVERYIEQNYIEKDVIFRKAVRDMQAFKWQDVSYDDSMSHQIFDEASEFGIKNGVTVPINMPGYYPATVNIIGENCDVSDEDYHAIHLISVYYYNAIIRIQKSKYADDFQEMDLAPREKECLHWVAQGKSDTDIGDILFLSPHTVHSYVESAKRKLHVSTRTQAAVRAVFCGLIVP, encoded by the coding sequence ATGATTTTTTCTAGGGTTCAGGATTTCATATCAGACGCCATGTATGAAACGAATGTTGAAGCTTTAAAAAGTACACTTTCTAAATATATTAATCCTCTTGGTTTTGATATGCACACCTGCGTGTCAATTGTCGACTTGACCAACCCGCCTCCTTCCGCCCTGCTTATTCTGGATTTCCCAACGCCTTGGGTTGAACGCTATATTGAGCAAAATTATATCGAGAAAGATGTGATTTTCCGTAAAGCTGTACGCGATATGCAGGCTTTCAAATGGCAGGATGTATCTTATGATGATAGCATGTCCCACCAGATATTCGATGAAGCCAGTGAATTCGGTATTAAAAACGGTGTTACCGTACCGATCAACATGCCGGGATATTATCCGGCGACGGTCAATATCATTGGGGAGAATTGCGATGTTTCTGACGAAGACTATCATGCGATACATCTGATATCGGTGTATTATTACAATGCGATCATTCGTATCCAGAAAAGTAAATATGCTGATGATTTTCAGGAAATGGACCTCGCCCCGAGGGAAAAGGAATGTCTGCACTGGGTGGCCCAGGGCAAAAGCGATACGGATATCGGGGATATCCTGTTTTTAAGCCCGCATACGGTGCACTCTTATGTGGAAAGCGCCAAACGCAAACTGCACGTCAGCACCCGGACACAGGCCGCTGTACGGGCCGTTTTTTGCGGACTTATCGTTCCGTAA
- a CDS encoding acyl-homoserine-lactone synthase, whose protein sequence is MAHLVTKTNIHHYEKQMDQMFRLRHQVFVDEMGWDLPMARAGREVDQYDTEDTVYILSLNQNLDVVGSMRLLPTTSAHLMSDLFSNLLDIEEPVGPTIWESSRTCVTLDIGQRGKINLVLSDVFIGMTEAAMLLGIEKVSFVANMQIYPSILQGGWSVHPLGLPKRDQFGEELVAAYVSINQAALHNVRQNRGILYPTLNYTNPHLQEVA, encoded by the coding sequence ATGGCGCATCTCGTTACTAAAACCAATATTCATCATTATGAAAAACAAATGGACCAAATGTTTCGACTTCGGCATCAGGTATTTGTCGATGAGATGGGATGGGACCTCCCTATGGCGAGAGCCGGGAGAGAGGTTGACCAATATGACACGGAAGATACGGTCTATATTCTTTCTCTTAATCAAAATCTTGATGTTGTGGGATCGATGCGGTTGTTGCCCACCACATCGGCTCACTTGATGTCAGACCTCTTCTCTAATTTACTGGATATCGAAGAACCGGTTGGCCCTACGATTTGGGAAAGTTCCCGGACATGCGTGACGCTTGATATAGGACAACGTGGGAAGATCAACCTTGTTCTGAGTGATGTTTTTATCGGCATGACGGAAGCCGCAATGCTGTTGGGGATTGAGAAGGTTTCTTTTGTGGCCAATATGCAGATTTATCCGTCCATTCTGCAAGGAGGCTGGAGCGTGCACCCGCTCGGTTTACCGAAACGGGACCAATTTGGTGAAGAACTGGTGGCGGCCTATGTCTCCATTAACCAGGCGGCATTGCATAATGTTCGTCAGAACCGGGGCATTTTATACCCCACTTTAAATTACACAAACCCACACTTGCAGGAGGTTGCATAA